Proteins co-encoded in one Amia ocellicauda isolate fAmiCal2 chromosome 11, fAmiCal2.hap1, whole genome shotgun sequence genomic window:
- the LOC136763259 gene encoding Kv channel-interacting protein 1 isoform X2, with protein MGIVMGTFSLQTKQVGYHKDKIEDELELSMVCHRPEGLEQLEAQTNFTRRELQVLYRGFKNECPSGVVNEETFKQIYSQFFPHGDASTYAHYLFNAFDSAHNGSVKFEDFVTALSVLLRGSVREKLQWTFNLYDINKDGYINKEEMTDIVRAIYDMMGRYTFPALRQEAPRQHVDAFFQKMDKNKDGVVTLDEFIASCQEDENIMHSLQLFENVM; from the exons ATGGGAATTGTAATGGGAACGTTCTCCTTGCAGACCAAGCAAGTGGGCTATCACAAAG ATAAGATTGAGGATGAGTTGGAGCTCTCCATGGTGTGTCACAGGCCTGAGGGGCTGGAGCAGCTGGAGGCCCAGACCAACTTCACTCGCAGAGAGCTGCAAGTGCTGTACAGGGGCTTCAAGAAT gaGTGTCCAAGTGGAGTGGTGAACGAGGAGACATTTAAGCAAATCTACTCTCAGTTCTTTCCACATGGag ACGCCAGCACCTACGCGCACTATCTCTTCAACGCCTTTGACTCAGCCCACAACGGCTCCGTCAAGTTTGAG gatttCGTGACAGCTTTGTCGGTGCTGCTCAGAGGCTCAGTCAGAGAAAAGCTGCAATGGACCTTCAACCTGTACGACATCAACAAGGATGGCTACATCAACAAGGAG GAGATGACAGATATTGTGCGAGCAATCTATGATATGATGGGTCGCTACACCTTCCCGGCACTACGGCAGGAGGCCCCTCGCCAGCATGTGGATGCCTTCTTCCAG aaaATGGACAAAAACAAAGATGGTGTCGTCACTCTGGATGAATTCATCGCTTCCTGTCAGGAG
- the LOC136763259 gene encoding Kv channel-interacting protein 1 isoform X1, whose amino-acid sequence MTGCAKRCKLGLVKFLQTAQRLITGSFHKDKIEDELELSMVCHRPEGLEQLEAQTNFTRRELQVLYRGFKNECPSGVVNEETFKQIYSQFFPHGDASTYAHYLFNAFDSAHNGSVKFEDFVTALSVLLRGSVREKLQWTFNLYDINKDGYINKEEMTDIVRAIYDMMGRYTFPALRQEAPRQHVDAFFQKMDKNKDGVVTLDEFIASCQEDENIMHSLQLFENVM is encoded by the exons ATGACAGGCTGTGCCAAGCGCTGCAAACTGGGATTGGTCAAATTCCTACAGACTGCCCAGCGGCTCATCACTGGGAGCTTCCACAAAG ATAAGATTGAGGATGAGTTGGAGCTCTCCATGGTGTGTCACAGGCCTGAGGGGCTGGAGCAGCTGGAGGCCCAGACCAACTTCACTCGCAGAGAGCTGCAAGTGCTGTACAGGGGCTTCAAGAAT gaGTGTCCAAGTGGAGTGGTGAACGAGGAGACATTTAAGCAAATCTACTCTCAGTTCTTTCCACATGGag ACGCCAGCACCTACGCGCACTATCTCTTCAACGCCTTTGACTCAGCCCACAACGGCTCCGTCAAGTTTGAG gatttCGTGACAGCTTTGTCGGTGCTGCTCAGAGGCTCAGTCAGAGAAAAGCTGCAATGGACCTTCAACCTGTACGACATCAACAAGGATGGCTACATCAACAAGGAG GAGATGACAGATATTGTGCGAGCAATCTATGATATGATGGGTCGCTACACCTTCCCGGCACTACGGCAGGAGGCCCCTCGCCAGCATGTGGATGCCTTCTTCCAG aaaATGGACAAAAACAAAGATGGTGTCGTCACTCTGGATGAATTCATCGCTTCCTGTCAGGAG
- the LOC136763259 gene encoding Kv channel-interacting protein 1 isoform X3, with protein sequence MGAVVGTLAMQTKQRRPSRDKIEDELELSMVCHRPEGLEQLEAQTNFTRRELQVLYRGFKNECPSGVVNEETFKQIYSQFFPHGDASTYAHYLFNAFDSAHNGSVKFEDFVTALSVLLRGSVREKLQWTFNLYDINKDGYINKEEMTDIVRAIYDMMGRYTFPALRQEAPRQHVDAFFQKMDKNKDGVVTLDEFIASCQEDENIMHSLQLFENVM encoded by the exons ATGGGCGCAGTGGTGGGCACGTTGGCCATGCAGACGAAGCAGAGGAGACCGTCCAGAG ATAAGATTGAGGATGAGTTGGAGCTCTCCATGGTGTGTCACAGGCCTGAGGGGCTGGAGCAGCTGGAGGCCCAGACCAACTTCACTCGCAGAGAGCTGCAAGTGCTGTACAGGGGCTTCAAGAAT gaGTGTCCAAGTGGAGTGGTGAACGAGGAGACATTTAAGCAAATCTACTCTCAGTTCTTTCCACATGGag ACGCCAGCACCTACGCGCACTATCTCTTCAACGCCTTTGACTCAGCCCACAACGGCTCCGTCAAGTTTGAG gatttCGTGACAGCTTTGTCGGTGCTGCTCAGAGGCTCAGTCAGAGAAAAGCTGCAATGGACCTTCAACCTGTACGACATCAACAAGGATGGCTACATCAACAAGGAG GAGATGACAGATATTGTGCGAGCAATCTATGATATGATGGGTCGCTACACCTTCCCGGCACTACGGCAGGAGGCCCCTCGCCAGCATGTGGATGCCTTCTTCCAG aaaATGGACAAAAACAAAGATGGTGTCGTCACTCTGGATGAATTCATCGCTTCCTGTCAGGAG